Below is a genomic region from Candidatus Dormiibacterota bacterium.
GCTCGGCCCCGGCGAGGGCCATGGTGGCGCCGGGGCGCCCGCCGCCGCGCACCCCGGCGGGGCCGGCGACGGTGCCGTCGGGGAGCACGCAGCGGCGCGCGCCGGCGGCGAGGGCGGCGCGGGCGGCGCCGAGGTCGGCGACCAGCACCACCCCGTCGAGGCAATGGGCGAGGGCGCCGGCGGCACCGGCAGAGGCGTCGACAGCGTCGATGGCGCGGCGGGCGGCGTGCGGTGCGGAGATCGCGGGGGGCACCGCGAGGCCGGTGGCGAGCACCTCCTCGCGCAGCTCCTGGCCGGCGAGGAGCGCCCGGGCGGCGTCGAGGTCGGCGACCAGCCAGGCGGCGAGGTGCGGCTCCAGGGCCGCCTCCACCGCGGCCTCGTCGGCGGCGTCGAGGACGCGCACCCGCTCGACCAGGCGGACGGCCTCGAGCCGGCCCGCCCGCACCGCGGCGGCCACCGCGCCGCCGCCGAGGGCACCCTCGAGCCGGCCCCGCACCGCCGCGGCGCGGGCGGCGGTCTCGCGCACCGCGGTGTGGGCCGCGGTCTCGGCCGACCGTGCCGCGGTCGCCAGCTCGCGGGCGTCCGACACCTCGGCACGGACCACGCCGAGCGCCGCCTCGGCCGCCGCCGCGGCGCCCGCCAGCCCGGCGGCCCGCTCCGACGCCGTGCGCGCCTCCCCCGCCAGCGCCGCCGCGTGATCGCGGGCGTGCGCCGCCTCGGCGACCAGGCCGGCGGCGGTCTCCTCGAGCAGCCCGGCGCGCATGCCGTGGTCGCGGGCGGCGGTGGCCGCGGTGGCGTGGCGCCGCTGCGCCGCGGCCAGCTCGCGCTCGGCGGCGGCGAGCTCGCGGCCGGCGGCGTCGGCGGCGCCCGCCGCCGCGCCGTGGGCGGCGCGGGTGACCGCGAGCCGCCCGTCGAGCTCGGCGAGGAGCCGCCCGGCCGCCGCCTCGCCCTCCGCCAGCTCCTCGATCAGCCCGCCCTGGACCGCGGCGTCGGCGGTTGCGGCGGCCCACTCGGCGCCGGCCGCGGCCCTGGCGACCCCGGCGGCGGCGGCGCCGTCCGCCCAGCGACGCAGGTCGCCGGCGGCGCGCTCGGCGGCGAGGCGAGTCTGCTCGAGCCGCTCGGCGGCGGCGCGCTGCGCCGCCCGGGCCGCCGCCAGGCGCTCGCCCTCGGCCTCGAGCCGGGTGGCGAACCCGGCCTCGGCCTCGCGAGCCGCCTCGGCGCGGGCCAGGGCGGCGGTCACCCGGGCACGGGCACGCCGCGCCTGGGCACGGGCCGCCCGCCACGCCTCGCGCGCCAGGCTGCCCCGCAGCTCGCCCAGACGGGCGACCAGCCGGCGCTGCTCCAGCGCCGCCTCGACCTGCGACTCGAGCTCGGCGAGGCGCGGCTCGGCCTCGGCGAGCAGGTCGGTGAGCCGGAGCAGCCGGGTCTCGGTCGCGGCCACCCGGCCGATCGCGTCCTCGCGGGCGGCGCGCAGCCCGCGCACCCCGGCGGCCTCCTCGACCAGGCTGCGGCGCTGCGCCGGGGTGGCCTCGATCACCCCGTCGACGTCGTTCTGGGCGACCACCGAATAGCCGTTCTGGGTGAGGCCGGTGGCGGTGAGCAGGCGCTCGAGGTCGCGCAGCCGCACCCGGGAGCCGTTGAGCCGGTACTCGCTGTCGCCGTTGCGCGTCACCCGGCGGGAGATCGAGACCTCGGTGTCGTCGACCGGCAGCCGGCCGTCCTGGTTGTCGAGGACGAGCTCCACCTGGGCCATCCCCATCGGCGACCGCCCGGCCCCGCCGGAGTAGATCACCTCGTCCATGCGGGCGCCGCGCAGCTCGCGGGCGTTGGTCTCGCCCAGCGCCCAGCGGATGGCGTCGACCAGGTTGCTCTTCCCGCTGCCGTTGGGCCCCACCACCGCGGTGACCCCGGGGTCGAGGGCGGCCTCGGTCCGGGTCGCGAACGTCTTGAACCCGCTCAACCGGACGCGGCACAACCTCATCCGGTCGATTCTCCGGTGGCGGCCGGGTGGCCGTCAACCGGGGGTCCCCACATGCTGGGCCCGCGAGGCGGGCGGAACACAAGATGTGGGGGACCAGCCCTCACTCGGCCGGAGGTCCCGGATCGCCGGAGGAGGATGGGCGGCGGCGTGGGCGC
It encodes:
- a CDS encoding AAA family ATPase, with product MRLCRVRLSGFKTFATRTEAALDPGVTAVVGPNGSGKSNLVDAIRWALGETNARELRGARMDEVIYSGGAGRSPMGMAQVELVLDNQDGRLPVDDTEVSISRRVTRNGDSEYRLNGSRVRLRDLERLLTATGLTQNGYSVVAQNDVDGVIEATPAQRRSLVEEAAGVRGLRAAREDAIGRVAATETRLLRLTDLLAEAEPRLAELESQVEAALEQRRLVARLGELRGSLAREAWRAARAQARRARARVTAALARAEAAREAEAGFATRLEAEGERLAAARAAQRAAAERLEQTRLAAERAAGDLRRWADGAAAAGVARAAAGAEWAAATADAAVQGGLIEELAEGEAAAGRLLAELDGRLAVTRAAHGAAAGAADAAGRELAAAERELAAAQRRHATAATAARDHGMRAGLLEETAAGLVAEAAHARDHAAALAGEARTASERAAGLAGAAAAAEAALGVVRAEVSDARELATAARSAETAAHTAVRETAARAAAVRGRLEGALGGGAVAAAVRAGRLEAVRLVERVRVLDAADEAAVEAALEPHLAAWLVADLDAARALLAGQELREEVLATGLAVPPAISAPHAARRAIDAVDASAGAAGALAHCLDGVVLVADLGAARAALAAGARRCVLPDGTVAGPAGVRGGGRPGATMALAGAE